CGCATGCGGATCGGTGTCTATTGGAAAATGGCGTCCAGCAACCAGAGTGTCGGCACAGATGACCAGTTGTTGCTGTAGAGGAGGGGTGAGCAAGGCTGAATCGTCACCGACGCCTAAATCGACAGAATTGGTATTCTTGCGATTGAAATAGGTGTCGATAATCGAAAATTCAGCCATACAACGAATCTACGCTATTAGTTAGACTGCTGTTTTTCTGCTGCACGCAAAGTTGTCGCTAAACGATCCAATACACCATTGATGTATTTATGGCTATCGGCACCGCCAAAATGTTTAGCCAGCTCGATCGCTTCATCTAGAACCACGCGATATGGAATCTCAAGATGTTCTTTAAGTTCATATGCACCAAGACGAAGGGTCGCAAGTTCAACACCGTCAAGTGCTGAAAGTTCGCGATCGAGTACCGGGATTAAGAGCGCATCCAATGCTTCATGATTGGCAACCACTTGAGTCAACAATTCATGATAATAGCTCAGATCCACTTTGTGCATGGCATTTTCCACACGCGTACGTGCTTCAATCTCATGCACCGGATTGTGGCTCATTTGCCATTCATAAATTCCTTGTACAGCAAAGCGACGTGCTTTACGTTTTGCTGCATAAGTTGCTTGAAGTGTTTGCGACATAGCGTTAAATAGCCTTTAACAAGTTAACCATTTCAATCGCAGTCAGGGCAGCTTCGCTACCTTTATTGCCTGCTTTTGTTCCAGAGCGTTCAATCGCTTGTTCAATACTGTCCGTAGTGAGTACACCGTTAATTACAGGTAAGCCAGTGTCGAGGCCAACTACGCCCAAACCTTTGGCACATTCGCCTGCAACGAAATCGAAGTGAGGCGTGCTACCACGAATCACGGCGCCAAGCGCGATGATGGCATCGAAACGATCTGAAGCTGCCAGTTTTTTCGCAACGACAGGAAGTTCCCAGGCACCAGGTGCATGAACAACAGTGATATTATCCTCTGATACACCATGACGTTTCAATGTATCAATGGCACCTTCTAACAGATGTTCAACCACAAAGCTGTTAAAACGACCAACTAAAATCGCATAACGGTCTTCGTTCGCGAGATGTAACATACCTTCAATACGGCGAACTGCCATAACAACCTCGATGATTTCTTAAGATGTTTGTTGTGCGGTGATGTATTCTACCACTTCTAAGTTAAAGCCTGACAGGGCATTGAAACGCAATGGAGAGCTCAGCAGCTTCATTTTTTCAACGCCTAAATCACGCAAAATTTGTGCACCCACACCAATGGTCTGATACTGCTGAGACAGTGCAGAATTTGATTTTACATTTTTTGGTGCTTTAAGGGTATCTAATGCTGGACCCAGGTCCTGTAAATGGTGTTGGCCAATCCAGACCAAGACACCACGATCACTGTTGGAAATTTCTTTCAAGGCACGATCCAGGTTCCAGGCCGGCTCGCCATCCTGTTTCTTCAGTTTGAGCAAGTCGCGGGTCGGGTTAAAACCATGTACACGCACTGTGGTCACACCCTCTTTAGGCTCACCTTTGACCAAGGCCAAATGGATATCCGGGTTACCCAGTTCACGATAGCGGTACAGGTCAAAGCTGCCGTATTCAGTATCAATACTTTGCTGATCAATACGCTCAACCGTCTGTTCATTGGTCATGCGGTAATGAATCAGATCGGCAATAGTACCGATTTTCAGGCCATGCTTTTCAGCAAACACTTCAAGATCCGGACGGCGCGCCATGGTGCCATCTTCATTGATGATTTCACAAATGACTGATGCCGGTTCCAGTCCTGCCAAAC
The nucleotide sequence above comes from Acinetobacter lwoffii. Encoded proteins:
- the nusB gene encoding transcription antitermination factor NusB; translated protein: MSQTLQATYAAKRKARRFAVQGIYEWQMSHNPVHEIEARTRVENAMHKVDLSYYHELLTQVVANHEALDALLIPVLDRELSALDGVELATLRLGAYELKEHLEIPYRVVLDEAIELAKHFGGADSHKYINGVLDRLATTLRAAEKQQSN
- the ribH gene encoding 6,7-dimethyl-8-ribityllumazine synthase encodes the protein MAVRRIEGMLHLANEDRYAILVGRFNSFVVEHLLEGAIDTLKRHGVSEDNITVVHAPGAWELPVVAKKLAASDRFDAIIALGAVIRGSTPHFDFVAGECAKGLGVVGLDTGLPVINGVLTTDSIEQAIERSGTKAGNKGSEAALTAIEMVNLLKAI
- the ribBA gene encoding bifunctional 3,4-dihydroxy-2-butanone-4-phosphate synthase/GTP cyclohydrolase II; the protein is MPLNTVEELVADIRAGKMVILMDDEDRENEGDLVIAATHVRPEDINFMITHARGLVCLTLSKERCQQLNLPLMVDANGAQHGTNFTLSIEAAEGISTGISPAERAHTIQTAVAAHAKPADIVQPGHIFPLMAQPGGVLHRAGHTEAGCDLSRLAGLEPASVICEIINEDGTMARRPDLEVFAEKHGLKIGTIADLIHYRMTNEQTVERIDQQSIDTEYGSFDLYRYRELGNPDIHLALVKGEPKEGVTTVRVHGFNPTRDLLKLKKQDGEPAWNLDRALKEISNSDRGVLVWIGQHHLQDLGPALDTLKAPKNVKSNSALSQQYQTIGVGAQILRDLGVEKMKLLSSPLRFNALSGFNLEVVEYITAQQTS